DNA sequence from the Helicoverpa armigera isolate CAAS_96S chromosome 30, ASM3070526v1, whole genome shotgun sequence genome:
CACCAGTCGGTCTCGGTACTGCAGGCACGCGATGCCTCGCTTGTGACCGTTCAGTGTGGGGATAAACTCATAGGATATTTATGAACCCTACCAAGGTGAACCCAGACCTCAAAATATGAACCCCAATACAAAAAAAGGAACCCTATCCTAAAACGCGAACCCTAATGTGAAAAAGTGAACCCTAGCCTAAAGAATGAACCCTGAACCCTATCTTCAAAACTTGAACCCTATCCTAAAAACATGAACCCGATCCCAAAAAAGTGAAccctacacaaaaaatatgaaccCTAACCTAAAACGCGAACCCTATTGTGAAAAAGTGAAGCCTAGCCTAAAGAATGAGCCCTGAACCCTATACTAAAACATGAACCCTGTCCCAAAAAAGTGAACCTTACATCAAAATCACTCACCGTATACACCTCACAAGCTCTTCATGGCCCTCCAACACCCGTATACACTGTCCGCACTCAATATCCCACAGTCGGATAGTGTTGTCGGATGAACCCGAGACCACCAGTCGGTCTCGGTACTGCAGGCACGCGATGCCTCGCTTGTGACCGTTCAGGGTGCGAACGAACTCGCACGATGATGTGTTCCATACCTTGGACAGAGAAATTTTTATGTTGGCTTGAAGAAAATATAATGGGGTTAGTGTTTATAAGAAATAAGGTAGTATTTTTCTAGCGGTTTAGACGGTGAAACTACttcaaaaagtagcctattgcCTTCTTCGATACATGAGCTGTATACCTCCAACgaagtaaataatgatttttagttCTTAAAAGTTCTTTAAATTAGCgttttcaagcaaacaaacaggCACCTTTttccacattatattttttttacacacaGTATGTATTTCTTTCAAAATGATCGCTTTTATtacatgaaaaattataatgttagaGAAAATCTTGCCTGTACATTCTgagatcattttttttaacaaattatgatacaagaagaaaattaaacaatcaAGTACAAAGCtttttttctttagaaattTTTCCTTCAGACCTGCACTTTATGGTGAGAACAGACTTTATGTCTTGCACAGtctaacatttaaaataaaatacatcagaattgagaacctcatttttgggaagtcgttGCCCgcttaactgggttgaggtggtcagataggcagtcgcttcttgtaaaacactagtcagactggaagccgaccccaacatagcagGGGAAAAGGCTCAAGATgatttttgggaagtcagtcaGTTAAAAAATACCAGATTTTACTTCCTTACTTTAATAGTACGATCCCCACTGGCGCTGACAATATATTTCTCGTCGAAATCCACGACGTTGACGGCCGCTCGGTGACCGACCAGCACTCTTCGCAGCATGATCTCTGTGGTCGATGTCATGTCCCAAACCGCTATCGAACGGTCCTGGAACGATTTGAAAGGGAGGTTAGAAAATTGTTGGCCAGTGTGTGTCAAACTTTTTTGGAACACGAACCCCTTAGTATGGATTGTTGTTCAAGCTGTCAccgaaataaatgatattttatgtattttattatgtgaaAAATGTTGGATCTAAATGTTTCATACGTGAACCGTGTTGTcttaaggtgcgtacggattgcgcgttcctgtgttacgcgtagttgggaagcactgtccacgcgtacattggatacgcgtacagctccagtacggaccgccgcgaacctgtacgcgaggtcaatcgatccagagcgctccgcgagccccagtcattcgccatgactccgacaagaacacgcgtgtttattcattttgccgtccaaatatagcgtagccggccgcgtgcgtcttctttgacgcgcgaccaaaaaccgacagacggtggctcgcgctgcgagttggctcgcgcggtacgcgtaccccaagagtgaacgcgtagctgcaggtatggactaggcgttccggatacgcgtatactgagtacgcgtaccagggtacgcgcaatccgtacgcacctttacGCTAATCTTCAAGACCCATTCATTACTATGAATCCGGTTGTATGGCTACCGTAATAACACCTCTGTGATCCCCCAATGACTCATATTATTCACGACCCGACTTTGGATGTGTGACTGTCATTATGACACCTTTGTGACACCATAATGACTCCCTCATAGGTATGGCATCTAAATGACTCCGGCCTTGTGACTGGCATAATGACACCTTTGTGATCCCATAATGACTCCCTCGTAGGTATGACGTCTACATGACTTTGGATGTGTGACTGTCATTATGACACCTTTGTGACCCCATAATGACTCCCTCATAGGTATGACTTCTAAATGACTCCGGATGTGTGACTGCCATAATGACACCCATGTGTCCCCAAAATGACACCCCATCTTTTTGACCCCAAATGACACCCCCTATTGACCCACCTTACTGCAAGTGACCATCATGCCGTTGCAGAACCTGAGATGCAGCACAGCCTCGCAGTGGTGTATGAGCGTGTTGAGCATGGCGCCCGTGTTCACGTCCCACACTCGGACGGTGCTGTCTGAAGACCCCGATATTATTGCTCGCTCGTCGTATTGAAGGCATAGTACTGACCCTGTGTGACCTTGGAGTTCCTGTGGACGACAAAATACTCTTAACATATTTTCTACCAAGTTGTGTACATAAGTCTTTACATTCTATTCTATTATTGGCTGTTTGCCATCACATCTCTTGCCTTCCAACGGGTATTTTGCAATCACATATTCTCCATTACAAGATTGTTTTGAACCAGAAGTCTGATATGGCAATGTGAAAAACCCATTGTCATGTTAATTTTGCACTAAGTTGGAGTTATAAAGTACTTGACTAAGTGGCAGCAGTACGGTTCGGTCGATTATAAAACTCTCTAGATGGATTATCATCATATCATGCCGCGTTCTTCCGTtcagaaggcacgataaattggcaggtaccggctgtcatttctacatctttggcagtcacaaggcagaaagtctgacaaccagtcttaccaaggtctATCAGATTTCCCAAGTatctgggttgaagaggtcagataggcagtctttCCATGTAGCACAAAGGTACATACGTAGCTGCATTCATTAAGACTGTAAGCCGACTCCATAATTGGTTTTACACTAGTGATTTCAAGGAAACGGCTAGACAAATAAAGATAGCAACTCACCCTGACACATTGTAATGTTTTCCTGTCCCATATCTTAATAGTGTTATCTCTTAAACCGGAAACTATTTTATTGTCGTCGTATTGTAGACAGTAGACGCCTTTCGAGTTTTCTGATCTACAATTTATCCTCTGTGGAAGAAAAAAACATAGATTAGAACAAAATAtagtttgtttacaattttatttatagtggtaccaaatattttgttaagttgaTAGCTGTCTGTTTTCAAGGAAATTCATTCTTCAACTTTTTATCCTACTTTTGATTCGGGTATAGAAAGTAGTTTCTTTGCCAAAAATTTAAACATTgggacaaaaactatcctaaggGTCTAAGCTACTACAACCCTGgttttcagcttaatcggtccaGCGGTTCATGGGTGATGGCGTGACCAagggatatatttttattttcacaagcatttgcttggacatagcccgatgggacggcaatccgacaccaccggagagagatcaggcccTGCCTGTCGGCCCAGCGCCCCGTCTTTATACACATAGAGGACCAACGGATATAGGGAttcatttttttacatatagaGGACCAAGGGCTatagggattcatttttatacgtATAGAGGACCAATGGTTATacggattcatttttatacatcaTATAGAGGACCAACGGATATACAGAtccatttttatacatatagaggaccaagggatatagggattcatttttatacatatagaggACCAAGGGCTATacggattcatttttatacacataGAGGACCAATGGATAaagggattcatttttatacatatagaggCCCAAGCGATatagggattcatttttatacatatagaggACCAAGTGATAcagggattcatttttatacatatagaggACCAAGGGATAcagggattcatttttatacatatagaggACCAAGTGATAcagggattcatttttatacatatagaggACCAAGGGATAcagggattcatttttatacatatagaggACCAAGGGatttgtcgtggtatgggcatgtgatgagacggtgtgaaacgcatgctacaaagagtgtgctaagcatgaatgtggaaggatggagaggcagaggtagaccgaggaaaagatggattgattgcctgaaagaggacatgaagcagaagggagtggatgtaagaaTGACGTCTGatagagaggaatggaagaaaaagacacgttgcgccgaccccaaatgacttgggagcagggcaggaagatgatgatgagaggACCAAGGGATATAGGGATTCATTTTGATGTATATAGAGTAGCTCACCTGCAAGTTATGTTTGCCCATTCGCCAGTTATCCTCAATACTCTGTATATCCTTAATGATCTTGGGGTACAACTGTCTGTAGAACGAGTGGGACGGATGCTGGCTACCTGGCTTCGGTTTAAATAGGTACTGTATCCTGAAacataataatacaaattacagTTACATATTGTGCTAATAATAAAGGTAAGAGTTTGTGTGTATGGTTGTTACTTCTACagttgaatggattttgatggaaTTTTGCAGTAGAagaaagaaaagtaatttagttttacactaaatatgtaaaaaaatataacattagaataaaaactatattggTAAAACTGCAGGCAAAagctaataaacaaaaaaaaagtatgtataTATAATGTAATATCTTTAGCTAAAGAGCTTCTTTGCTTAAACTTATCAGAAACTAATGAACCATtatgaaaaatcctttcagtgttacatagcccatttatcgtaGAAATCTACAggcaacttttattttaatgcaagAAGTAGCCTCCTCAGAACCAAAGCTagtaaatacacaaataaaaactataaataaagtaaattttatATAACTCACCACCCTCTCCGTTCAGCAAGACCTCTCCACAGCGAGTCAGTTCTCACTTTCCTCTCAATCAACTTCTTCCACAGCATACCCTCAGATATGACCCTCAGCCACTCTCTGCAGACCAGCTCGGCAGCACAGAGGGAACTGGCATCCAGGTATGACAGGATATTCTCGGCTACATGGTCTAGACCTTTCTCTGTAGGGAAATTTAGGGATAGTAAGAACCTTACGCCTGGGGTTAGACaatccattaaaaataattatttttttcggtTTGGATTAAACCGAAAATTCGGCCGTCAAGAccacttatttgtttttttttttcaaatttgattgaaaattcgGCACTTTTGGACCACCAATTTCTATTGTGtgatataaaataacatgtaTTAAGCGTGGcaattaatgctcaatccttctccgtgtgagaggaggctgcagcccagcagtgggacgataaaaaagctgtaacagtAATGAGACACTTTTCGAGAGCCAAGACCAAAATCGAGTTCCAAATAGACTGAAAATTCGTCACTTTTGGACCACCAATTACTGGGGCTTTTtgcttgtaaaaaaataataagtatttcgtATTATTTGGAAACTTTTCATCGGCTTATATGTCTGCCTTTCACGACTTTCTATGTATAAATTCGACACTTTTCGacctttcaccacttcttatgtATGTTTACATGTAATAAACTAATATGTATTAATTGGGAACTTCTCAACGGCTAAGATATCcgcctttcaccacttcctatgtgcttTTGCTGGGAATAACAGTTGCAGAATGTT
Encoded proteins:
- the Slmb gene encoding beta-TrCP yields the protein METERMIEDTIPPQVTSITCVDSGVRPMPSSAAYAAERDACLNYFTRWNETDQVEFVEQLLARMCHYQHGHINAYLKPMLQRDFISMLPKKGLDHVAENILSYLDASSLCAAELVCREWLRVISEGMLWKKLIERKVRTDSLWRGLAERRGWIQYLFKPKPGSQHPSHSFYRQLYPKIIKDIQSIEDNWRMGKHNLQRINCRSENSKGVYCLQYDDNKIVSGLRDNTIKIWDRKTLQCVRELQGHTGSVLCLQYDERAIISGSSDSTVRVWDVNTGAMLNTLIHHCEAVLHLRFCNGMMVTCSKDRSIAVWDMTSTTEIMLRRVLVGHRAAVNVVDFDEKYIVSASGDRTIKVWNTSSCEFVRTLNGHKRGIACLQYRDRLVVSGSSDNTIRLWDIECGQCIRVLEGHEELVRCIRFDNKRIVSGAYDGKIKVWDLPAALDVRTPHQELCLRTLVEHTGRVFRLQFDEFQIVSSSHDDTILVWDFLNYGGASPAPAPPLSRSSDHELVDHDLYD